In Bacillus sp. FJAT-45037, the following are encoded in one genomic region:
- a CDS encoding IS256 family transposase — protein sequence MAQIKFTLDMENLKDEVMNSGLEAVVKSSLVLVLNEFMEKERDEYMESDFYQRVDDRKDYRNGYYERDYTVSIGKLQLKVPRTRSGEFSTSLFEKYQRADQSLVLSMLEMVVNGVSTRKVTKIVEQLCGETVSKSFVSSLTAKLDPLVKEWADRPLNITYYKYVYVDAMYIKVREHNKVVSKAVYIAVGVNQDHKREIIGLRVNHAESKEAWMCFFDYLKSRGLQSPRLLISDAHSGLKSAITESFIGTSWQRCTVHFKRNIFQCMPKKGSYDAREMVKSIFDAPNPEAARTLKNEFIQTYELQKAYEKAINTLDEGFEDAIQFLDEPAEARIKIRTTNNLERLNSEIRRRERVIRIFPNNQSAFRLIGAVLMDYEKTLDCGGRKFYFPSESSM from the coding sequence ATGGCTCAAATTAAGTTTACCCTAGATATGGAAAATTTAAAAGATGAGGTTATGAATTCTGGATTAGAGGCTGTTGTAAAGTCTTCTCTTGTTTTAGTCTTAAATGAATTTATGGAAAAAGAGCGCGACGAGTATATGGAGTCTGATTTCTATCAAAGGGTAGATGATCGTAAGGATTACCGTAACGGTTACTATGAAAGAGATTATACGGTTTCGATCGGCAAACTACAGCTTAAAGTTCCCCGTACTCGAAGTGGGGAGTTCTCTACTAGTTTGTTTGAAAAATATCAACGAGCAGACCAATCACTGGTCCTCTCTATGTTAGAAATGGTCGTGAACGGGGTGTCTACCCGTAAGGTGACTAAGATCGTAGAACAGCTTTGCGGAGAAACCGTTTCTAAGTCGTTTGTCTCTAGCCTCACAGCTAAGTTAGACCCTCTCGTAAAGGAATGGGCTGACCGCCCTTTGAACATCACCTACTATAAATATGTCTACGTAGATGCCATGTATATTAAGGTGAGAGAGCACAATAAAGTAGTATCTAAGGCCGTCTATATCGCAGTGGGGGTAAACCAAGATCATAAAAGAGAAATCATTGGTTTACGTGTCAATCACGCAGAGAGTAAAGAAGCATGGATGTGCTTTTTTGACTATCTAAAATCAAGAGGCCTTCAATCGCCTCGTCTACTGATTTCTGATGCCCATTCTGGACTGAAAAGTGCCATCACAGAATCTTTTATTGGCACGAGTTGGCAACGCTGCACAGTCCACTTTAAGCGCAATATCTTTCAGTGTATGCCAAAGAAAGGGTCATATGATGCAAGAGAAATGGTGAAGAGCATCTTTGATGCGCCTAATCCGGAAGCCGCAAGAACACTTAAAAACGAGTTTATTCAAACATATGAACTTCAAAAAGCCTATGAGAAGGCCATTAACACATTAGATGAAGGCTTTGAAGATGCCATTCAATTCTTGGATGAACCGGCCGAAGCTCGAATTAAGATACGAACAACCAACAACTTAGAACGTTTAAACTCAGAAATTAGAAGAAGAGAACGAGTGATACGAATCTTCCCTAACAATCAATCAGCTTTTCGACTGATTGGTGCGGTACTCATGGATTACGAAAAAACGTTAGATTGCGGTGGACGTAAATTTTATTTTCCCAGTGAATCATCCATGTAG
- a CDS encoding S8 family serine peptidase, protein MVATNEDPEEAIRDVMALIPSGKVRKTFHRVYNGFSIEVNKEDLDLLRQIQSIERIDQVVRYEANLDGSVPFIGGDEVRGMFSRNGERLTGKGIKVAVIDTGIDYKHPDLQANYKGGYDVVDYDDDPMETQSNQGIPTLHGTHVAGIIAANGQVKGVAPDAEIYAYRALGPGGQGTTEQVIEAIEKAVEDGVDVLNLSLGNTVNGPDWPTSIALDRVVEEGVVAVTSNGNSGPNMWTVGSPGTSTKAISVGASAPPIKTPYATIFGGDTELTLFPLGGTMPWNLKRDFPLVDGGLGTVEELEELDVEGSILLVKRGMIPFTEKAHNAKKAGARALIIYNNLPGAFVGVVEGGVKLPVVSVTKDDGDWLLDQLDTSNQKVNLRTIYRQEEDFIAPFSSRGPVTQTWEVKPDLVAPGVSINSTVPKGYLGLNGTSMSAPHVAGAAALLKQAHPDWTPEQIKAALMNSAKKLINAEGDPYLPHEQGAGRLQVDKAVQLKTLVYPGAVTFGKWTREDPRQKREVTFTIENHDRTSRTFHVIPPFEAPDGLQWEVPFSTTLKPGEKRVVNVTLDMLPSVLAEGIHHGEILVEGGRETISVPYVFFIDEPNYPRLMAFNFGQGDKEDTYRYELYLPGGAEEFGIVLYDPDTFEFVSFLDNKKDIGRGMIEGTLETVDLEDGVYKALIYAINDGQEDTIESWITIGEELPPKSQGTE, encoded by the coding sequence ATGGTGGCGACTAACGAAGATCCGGAAGAAGCTATTAGAGATGTAATGGCACTCATTCCGTCTGGCAAAGTCCGTAAAACGTTTCATCGCGTATACAACGGATTCTCAATAGAAGTAAACAAAGAAGATCTCGATCTGTTAAGGCAAATTCAATCGATTGAACGAATTGATCAAGTCGTCCGGTACGAGGCCAACTTAGATGGCAGTGTCCCGTTTATCGGAGGAGACGAGGTTCGTGGAATGTTTAGTCGAAACGGAGAGAGGCTCACGGGCAAAGGGATAAAAGTGGCCGTGATCGATACAGGGATCGACTACAAACATCCCGATCTACAAGCAAACTATAAAGGTGGATATGATGTTGTTGACTATGACGATGACCCGATGGAAACTCAGTCGAACCAGGGGATTCCGACATTACACGGGACGCATGTTGCGGGGATCATTGCAGCAAATGGTCAAGTAAAAGGTGTCGCTCCTGATGCAGAGATCTATGCATATCGAGCGTTAGGTCCTGGCGGTCAAGGAACAACCGAACAAGTCATTGAAGCGATTGAAAAAGCGGTGGAAGACGGGGTTGATGTCTTAAACCTTTCCCTTGGCAACACGGTGAATGGACCAGACTGGCCAACGAGCATTGCGCTCGATCGTGTTGTCGAAGAAGGGGTGGTCGCGGTGACTTCCAACGGGAACAGTGGACCAAATATGTGGACGGTTGGCTCGCCAGGTACATCAACGAAAGCCATATCCGTTGGGGCGTCGGCTCCTCCAATTAAAACGCCGTATGCAACAATATTTGGTGGTGACACCGAACTGACATTGTTTCCGCTCGGTGGTACGATGCCGTGGAACTTAAAGCGTGATTTTCCGCTTGTCGACGGAGGACTTGGTACGGTTGAGGAATTAGAAGAGCTAGATGTGGAAGGGAGCATTTTACTCGTGAAGCGAGGCATGATTCCTTTCACAGAAAAAGCGCATAACGCCAAAAAAGCAGGAGCGAGGGCGTTAATCATTTATAATAATTTGCCTGGAGCATTTGTTGGGGTTGTCGAGGGGGGAGTGAAGCTTCCTGTTGTCAGTGTGACCAAAGACGATGGCGACTGGTTGCTAGATCAACTTGATACATCAAATCAAAAGGTAAATTTGCGAACGATCTACAGGCAGGAAGAAGACTTTATTGCACCGTTTAGCTCACGTGGACCAGTCACACAAACGTGGGAAGTAAAGCCTGACTTGGTTGCACCAGGCGTGTCGATTAATAGTACGGTTCCTAAAGGGTATTTAGGACTAAATGGCACGAGCATGTCGGCGCCTCATGTAGCAGGAGCGGCCGCTTTATTGAAGCAAGCTCACCCAGACTGGACACCAGAACAAATTAAAGCAGCGTTGATGAATTCAGCAAAAAAATTGATAAATGCCGAGGGAGACCCTTACTTACCGCATGAACAAGGGGCAGGTCGATTGCAAGTAGATAAAGCTGTCCAGTTAAAAACGCTTGTGTATCCAGGAGCGGTGACGTTTGGAAAATGGACGCGCGAAGATCCACGCCAAAAGCGGGAGGTAACCTTTACGATTGAAAATCATGACAGGACCTCTCGAACGTTTCATGTCATTCCACCATTTGAAGCACCTGATGGATTGCAATGGGAAGTGCCATTTTCAACCACGCTGAAACCAGGCGAAAAGCGTGTAGTCAATGTGACGCTTGATATGCTTCCCTCCGTCTTAGCTGAGGGAATTCATCACGGTGAAATTTTAGTAGAAGGTGGAAGAGAGACGATTTCTGTTCCATATGTTTTCTTTATTGATGAACCAAACTATCCTCGTCTAATGGCTTTTAACTTCGGTCAAGGTGACAAAGAGGACACGTATCGATACGAATTATACTTGCCTGGTGGAGCGGAAGAGTTTGGAATTGTGCTATATGATCCTGACACGTTTGAGTTTGTTTCCTTTTTAGACAACAAAAAAGACATCGGTCGAGGCATGATCGAAGGAACGCTTGAGACAGTGGACCTTGAAGATGGGGTTTACAAAGCACTCATTTATGCGATCAATGACGGACAAGAAGACACAATCGAGTCCTGGATTACGATCGGTGAGGAACTACCACCAAAAAGCCAAGGAACAGAGTAG
- the rpiB gene encoding ribose 5-phosphate isomerase B yields MKVAIGSDHGGVNIKEEIKQEMEAMGLEIIDLGCECDTSVDYPDYAIPVAEKVANGEVDRGILVCGTGIGMSIAANKVKGIRCALVHDTFSARATREHNNSNVLAMGERVIGAGLAREIAKIWLEAEYEGGRHERRVSKITDYEA; encoded by the coding sequence ATGAAAGTAGCAATTGGGTCAGACCACGGTGGAGTAAACATTAAAGAAGAGATCAAACAAGAGATGGAAGCGATGGGGCTTGAGATCATCGATTTAGGTTGTGAATGTGATACATCTGTTGATTACCCAGATTACGCGATTCCTGTTGCGGAGAAAGTAGCGAATGGGGAAGTCGATCGTGGCATCTTAGTATGTGGAACGGGCATCGGGATGTCGATTGCTGCAAACAAGGTCAAAGGCATTCGTTGTGCATTGGTCCATGATACATTTAGCGCGAGAGCAACGCGTGAACATAATAACAGCAACGTCCTAGCGATGGGAGAGCGTGTCATCGGAGCAGGTCTAGCAAGAGAGATTGCAAAAATTTGGTTAGAAGCAGAGTACGAAGGTGGTCGTCACGAGCGCAGAGTAAGTAAAATTACTGACTATGAAGCGTAG
- a CDS encoding TIGR01440 family protein, with amino-acid sequence MAVNVREIEDQLYTVLQDLNKAMPLSKEHILIIGASTSEVAGEHIGSNGSREIATAMYRALIQFKQETDVELAFQCCEHLNRALVVESATARSRGIEPVSVIPVRQAGGAMATHAFSKMEKPVLVEAIRADAGIDIGDTFIGMHLKEVAVPIRSQVKTIGSAHVTLAKTRPKLIGGIRASYDRTEEHE; translated from the coding sequence ATGGCCGTTAACGTACGTGAGATCGAGGATCAACTTTATACGGTGTTACAAGATCTGAACAAGGCGATGCCATTATCCAAAGAGCACATCCTTATTATCGGGGCGAGCACGAGTGAAGTAGCAGGAGAGCATATTGGTTCAAACGGATCGCGTGAGATTGCAACGGCCATGTATCGTGCGCTTATTCAGTTTAAACAAGAAACAGACGTTGAGCTCGCGTTCCAATGTTGTGAGCATTTAAATCGTGCCTTGGTCGTAGAATCGGCGACAGCAAGAAGTCGTGGGATCGAGCCTGTTTCGGTGATACCTGTTCGACAAGCAGGTGGAGCAATGGCGACCCATGCATTCTCGAAAATGGAAAAGCCAGTCTTAGTCGAGGCGATTCGAGCAGACGCAGGGATCGATATTGGTGATACGTTTATCGGTATGCATCTAAAAGAAGTCGCTGTCCCTATCCGCAGCCAAGTCAAAACTATAGGATCTGCCCATGTCACATTGGCCAAAACCAGACCAAAACTCATTGGTGGCATACGAGCCAGTTATGATCGAACAGAAGAACATGAATAA
- the wecB gene encoding non-hydrolyzing UDP-N-acetylglucosamine 2-epimerase produces MSSKLKVLTVFGTRPEAIKMSPLVLELNKHQDEIDSYVAVTGQHREMLDQVLQLFGVRPDYDLNIMKERQTLAEVTTNALHGLDGVIKEVMPDIVLVHGDTTTTFVASLAAFYNQVAIGHVEAGLRTFNKYSPFPEEANRMLTGVLTDLHFAPTEQAHRHLIDENKADQSIFITGNTAIDALKITVDESYQHDVLEKIGSEKLILLTAHRRENLGEPMRNIFRAVHRIVVEHPDAHVVYPVHLNPAVREIANEILGNHDRIHLIEPLGVLDFHNFANRAEIILTDSGGVQEEAPSLGTPVLVLRDTTERPEGIEAGTLKLAGTREEDVYQLTKQLLTDRSEYARMAKASNPYGDGQASARIVQALLYHFKETTERPAPFKPLSK; encoded by the coding sequence ATGAGTTCTAAATTGAAGGTGTTAACGGTTTTTGGGACAAGACCAGAAGCGATTAAAATGTCTCCTTTGGTGCTTGAGCTCAATAAACATCAAGACGAGATTGATTCGTATGTCGCTGTTACAGGTCAACATCGCGAAATGCTCGATCAAGTGTTGCAGTTGTTTGGCGTAAGGCCAGATTATGATTTGAACATTATGAAAGAACGTCAAACGCTCGCTGAAGTAACGACCAATGCCCTGCATGGATTAGATGGCGTCATTAAAGAAGTGATGCCAGATATCGTGTTAGTTCATGGCGACACGACGACTACATTTGTGGCAAGTTTAGCTGCTTTTTATAATCAAGTAGCCATTGGCCATGTTGAGGCCGGGCTTCGCACATTCAATAAATATTCACCTTTCCCAGAAGAAGCAAATCGCATGTTAACAGGGGTGTTAACTGACTTACACTTTGCTCCGACTGAACAAGCACATCGTCATTTAATCGATGAGAACAAAGCAGATCAATCAATCTTTATCACAGGTAACACGGCAATCGACGCATTAAAAATAACCGTTGATGAAAGTTATCAGCATGATGTGTTAGAGAAGATCGGTTCTGAAAAACTAATCTTGTTAACGGCGCACCGTCGTGAAAACCTAGGTGAGCCTATGCGTAATATCTTCCGTGCAGTTCATCGCATTGTCGTGGAACATCCGGATGCCCATGTCGTCTATCCTGTTCATTTGAATCCGGCGGTTCGTGAGATTGCAAATGAAATCTTAGGAAACCATGATCGTATTCATTTAATTGAACCACTTGGTGTGCTTGATTTTCATAACTTCGCTAACCGTGCTGAAATCATCTTGACTGATTCAGGTGGTGTGCAAGAAGAGGCACCATCTCTTGGAACACCAGTCCTTGTTTTACGTGATACAACGGAGAGGCCTGAGGGCATTGAAGCTGGCACATTAAAACTTGCAGGAACCCGAGAAGAGGACGTCTATCAGTTAACGAAACAGTTACTAACGGATAGAAGTGAATATGCACGAATGGCGAAAGCGTCTAATCCATATGGTGATGGCCAAGCGTCTGCTCGCATCGTTCAAGCTCTTCTTTACCATTTTAAAGAAACAACCGAGCGACCAGCTCCATTTAAACCGTTATCAAAGTAA
- a CDS encoding GNAT family N-acetyltransferase, whose amino-acid sequence MSIVVRRAATKDILPIQRLVARAGLHGNGIEHQVSQFLVVEDDQEQVIGAVGIEQYKKDALLRSLVLDSPIWTGPLTLEFLQVALAYAKEQDVENVYMCAKSSSPLFYQLDFKEVKKEFVPKDIQQSTHYQQTVDQSVRVWACELDD is encoded by the coding sequence ATGAGTATTGTAGTGAGAAGAGCAGCTACGAAAGATATATTGCCGATCCAAAGATTAGTGGCAAGAGCAGGCCTTCACGGAAACGGGATTGAGCATCAAGTCAGCCAATTTTTAGTTGTTGAAGATGATCAAGAGCAAGTAATAGGGGCAGTAGGCATTGAACAATATAAAAAAGATGCATTGTTGCGTTCACTTGTGCTGGATTCACCGATTTGGACTGGACCACTCACACTCGAATTTTTACAAGTTGCTCTAGCCTATGCAAAAGAGCAAGATGTAGAAAATGTGTATATGTGTGCAAAATCATCCTCACCTCTTTTTTATCAGTTAGACTTTAAAGAGGTCAAGAAAGAATTTGTACCGAAGGACATTCAACAATCCACACATTATCAACAAACCGTGGATCAATCGGTGAGAGTATGGGCATGTGAATTAGACGATTAA
- a CDS encoding L-threonylcarbamoyladenylate synthase, translating to MSYKQTKMFNVDKEISDLKKHQYIRDAALWISEGEVVAFPTETVYGLGANALSETAIAKIFKAKGRPSDNPLIVHIASRDQLDELVTDISAEAEKLMNAFWPGALTLIFKKKGSIAENVSAGLDTVAIRMPDHPVALELIREAGVPVAAPSANLSGKPSPTTAQHVYDDLAGRIAGVVDGGNTGVGLESTVLDCSVDIPMMYRPGGVTLEDIQQVIGEVAVDPTLMNTEGTPRSPGMKYAHYAPKGSLTVVRDVSMIQALLNEASKQGRRVGVLTTEERAHEYQADAVITCGKRSELLTVASKLYDALRRFDQEKIDVIYAETFPKKGVGVAIMNRLEKAAGGRVI from the coding sequence ATGAGTTATAAACAGACAAAAATGTTTAATGTGGATAAAGAAATAAGTGACTTAAAAAAACACCAGTATATAAGGGATGCGGCGTTGTGGATAAGTGAAGGGGAAGTCGTTGCGTTTCCCACAGAAACTGTGTATGGACTGGGGGCCAATGCATTAAGTGAAACGGCGATTGCAAAAATTTTTAAGGCAAAAGGTAGGCCAAGTGATAACCCTTTAATTGTTCACATTGCGAGCAGAGATCAATTGGACGAGCTAGTCACAGACATCTCAGCCGAAGCCGAAAAGCTAATGAATGCGTTCTGGCCAGGAGCACTCACTCTGATTTTTAAAAAGAAAGGTTCGATCGCTGAAAATGTCTCTGCCGGTCTAGACACAGTCGCAATCCGCATGCCCGATCACCCAGTCGCACTTGAACTGATCCGTGAAGCCGGCGTACCTGTCGCTGCCCCGAGTGCCAATTTATCCGGCAAACCGAGCCCAACGACGGCTCAGCATGTATATGATGATTTAGCCGGAAGAATCGCTGGTGTTGTGGATGGGGGAAACACTGGCGTCGGGCTTGAATCAACCGTACTTGATTGCTCGGTCGACATTCCGATGATGTATCGTCCAGGAGGTGTCACGCTAGAAGATATTCAGCAAGTGATTGGAGAAGTTGCCGTTGATCCAACATTGATGAATACAGAAGGGACTCCGAGATCGCCTGGAATGAAATATGCCCACTACGCTCCTAAAGGTAGTTTGACCGTCGTAAGAGATGTCTCCATGATCCAAGCGCTACTAAATGAAGCGAGCAAACAAGGCAGGAGAGTCGGTGTGTTGACAACAGAGGAGCGAGCGCATGAGTATCAGGCGGATGCAGTCATCACCTGTGGCAAGCGTTCTGAGCTCCTCACCGTAGCAAGTAAACTATACGACGCACTCAGACGCTTTGATCAAGAGAAAATTGACGTCATTTACGCCGAAACCTTCCCAAAAAAAGGAGTCGGAGTTGCTATTATGAACCGTTTAGAAAAAGCAGCAGGCGGAAGAGTGATTTAA
- a CDS encoding manganese efflux pump MntP, with product MHEVITLLIMAGALGMDAFSVALGMGMLGLHMKQIFRIGVTIGAFHVVMPLLGIVTGKVLSNYFGMIATYIGGGLLLIIGVQMIIAAFKNEDASLVKPMGWGLFLFAVSVSLDSFSAGLSLGMLGAKTVLTVGLIGAMSMVLSWLGLLMGRKFGQYIGSYGELIGGCILIGFGLKLIIPH from the coding sequence ATGCATGAGGTGATTACGTTATTGATTATGGCTGGGGCGCTTGGGATGGATGCTTTTTCGGTTGCGCTTGGAATGGGGATGCTTGGATTACATATGAAGCAAATCTTTCGAATTGGTGTGACGATTGGAGCGTTTCATGTGGTGATGCCTCTTCTTGGAATCGTGACAGGGAAAGTGCTCTCTAATTATTTTGGAATGATTGCAACGTATATAGGAGGTGGATTGCTTCTTATTATTGGTGTGCAAATGATCATCGCTGCATTTAAAAATGAGGATGCTTCGCTTGTGAAGCCAATGGGTTGGGGCTTATTTTTGTTCGCGGTGAGTGTGAGTTTGGATAGTTTTTCAGCGGGATTAAGTTTAGGAATGCTTGGAGCGAAAACGGTTCTAACGGTTGGATTGATCGGGGCGATGAGCATGGTGTTATCTTGGTTAGGTCTTCTGATGGGAAGGAAATTTGGACAATATATCGGGTCTTACGGCGAGCTTATTGGAGGGTGTATTTTAATCGGATTTGGATTAAAGCTCATAATTCCTCATTAA
- the glyA gene encoding serine hydroxymethyltransferase produces MENLKKQDQKVFDAIELELGRQRAKIELIASENFVSEAVMEAQGSVLTNKYAEGYPGRRYYGGCEYVDIVEDIARDRAKEIFGAEHVNVQPHSGAQANMAVYFTVLEQGDTVLGMNLSHGGHLTHGSPVNFSGVQYNFIEYGVDEDNQRVDYDVIRELAKEHKPKMIVAGASAYPRELDFAKFREIADEVGAYLMVDMAHIAGLVATGLHPNPVPHAHFVTTTTHKTLRGPRGGMILCKEEFGKKIDKSIFPGIQGGPLMHVIAAKAVAFGEALTPEFKQYGEAVIANAKRLGEKLVSEGINLVSGGTDNHLLLLDLRSLNLTGKVAEKALDEVGITTNKNTIPFDPESPFVTSGIRIGTAAVTSRGLDAGAMDEIGALIALTLKNVEDEAKHEEVRERIATLTAKFPMYPNL; encoded by the coding sequence ATGGAGAATTTAAAGAAGCAAGACCAAAAAGTATTTGACGCAATCGAATTAGAATTAGGTCGTCAACGCGCCAAGATCGAATTAATTGCCTCTGAAAACTTTGTAAGTGAGGCGGTCATGGAAGCACAAGGATCGGTCTTAACAAACAAGTATGCAGAAGGCTACCCAGGTCGTCGTTATTACGGTGGGTGTGAGTATGTAGACATCGTCGAAGATATCGCTCGTGATCGTGCAAAAGAAATTTTTGGCGCAGAACATGTTAACGTGCAACCTCACTCTGGTGCACAAGCAAATATGGCTGTTTATTTCACTGTACTTGAGCAAGGAGATACAGTACTTGGGATGAATCTTTCACATGGCGGTCATTTAACACACGGAAGTCCAGTAAACTTTAGTGGTGTTCAATACAACTTCATTGAATACGGTGTAGATGAAGACAATCAACGTGTTGATTATGATGTCATTCGTGAATTAGCGAAAGAACATAAGCCTAAAATGATCGTAGCTGGTGCAAGTGCGTATCCACGTGAGCTTGACTTTGCTAAATTCCGTGAAATTGCCGATGAAGTAGGCGCATACTTAATGGTTGACATGGCTCATATTGCAGGTTTAGTTGCTACAGGTCTTCATCCAAACCCAGTTCCTCATGCTCATTTTGTGACAACAACCACTCACAAAACATTACGTGGACCTCGCGGCGGTATGATTCTTTGTAAAGAAGAATTCGGAAAGAAAATTGATAAGTCGATCTTCCCTGGTATCCAAGGCGGCCCTCTTATGCATGTTATCGCAGCAAAAGCTGTAGCATTTGGTGAAGCTCTTACACCTGAGTTCAAACAATACGGTGAAGCGGTTATTGCGAATGCGAAGCGTCTTGGTGAGAAGCTTGTTAGTGAAGGGATCAACCTAGTATCTGGTGGAACAGACAACCACCTGTTATTACTTGATTTACGCTCATTAAACTTAACAGGAAAAGTGGCTGAGAAAGCTTTAGACGAAGTCGGAATTACAACGAACAAAAACACGATTCCATTTGACCCAGAAAGCCCGTTTGTAACAAGTGGAATTCGCATCGGTACAGCGGCTGTTACATCTCGCGGACTTGATGCAGGAGCGATGGATGAAATTGGTGCATTGATCGCTTTAACACTGAAAAATGTTGAAGACGAAGCGAAGCATGAAGAAGTACGTGAGCGCATCGCGACGCTAACGGCTAAATTCCCAATGTATCCAAACCTATAA
- a CDS encoding ATP synthase subunit I, with the protein MGSVEGKMRQHTVIITSLLVLFLIGYLVTPYSVSFLSFFAGLSISFLNLWTTYYLAKVVGKVADRERKHPVLPFILAGFGYLVRIVLALSVVYWALINPDTFDVLLVIAGLSLIYVIIMLDMLFQFMRKR; encoded by the coding sequence ATGGGTTCAGTAGAAGGGAAAATGAGACAACATACAGTCATCATTACGTCGTTATTAGTCTTATTTCTCATAGGATACCTCGTCACCCCATACAGTGTGTCATTCCTCAGTTTTTTTGCAGGCCTTTCTATTAGTTTTCTTAATCTTTGGACGACTTACTACTTGGCGAAAGTTGTCGGGAAGGTTGCCGATAGAGAAAGAAAACATCCCGTCCTTCCATTTATTCTTGCAGGGTTTGGCTATTTAGTTCGTATTGTACTAGCTCTCTCTGTCGTTTACTGGGCGCTCATCAATCCCGACACGTTTGATGTACTCTTAGTCATTGCAGGGCTTTCCCTGATTTATGTCATTATTATGCTTGATATGCTATTTCAATTTATGAGAAAGAGGTGA
- a CDS encoding AtpZ/AtpI family protein, with protein MSTNKRNPLRAMALVSIISSYIVGGVFMGVFAGLWLGDQFGAKPFFLVISVLSGLGVGFYGVMKTIEPFLGDDG; from the coding sequence ATGTCGACAAACAAACGCAACCCATTACGCGCTATGGCACTTGTATCGATCATCTCATCTTATATCGTAGGTGGAGTATTTATGGGTGTTTTTGCTGGATTATGGCTAGGAGATCAATTCGGTGCGAAACCGTTTTTTCTTGTCATTTCGGTACTTAGTGGTTTGGGTGTAGGGTTTTATGGCGTTATGAAAACGATTGAACCGTTCTTAGGAGACGATGGGTAA
- the upp gene encoding uracil phosphoribosyltransferase — translation MSKVFVFDHPLIQHKLTYIRDKNTGTKEFRELVDEVAALMAFEITRDLPLKDVQIETPVGPANSKTIAGKKLGLVPILRAGLGMVDGILQMIPAAKVGHVGLYRDPETLKPVEYYVKLPTDVNEREFIVIDPMLATGGSAVEAINSLKKRGAKTIKLMCLVAAPEGVEVVKGEHPDVDIYLAALDEKLNEKGYIVPGLGDAGDRLFGTK, via the coding sequence ATGAGTAAGGTATTTGTATTTGATCATCCATTAATTCAACACAAATTAACGTATATCCGTGATAAGAATACGGGAACAAAGGAATTCCGTGAGTTGGTGGATGAGGTTGCTGCATTAATGGCCTTTGAAATTACGCGAGACCTTCCACTTAAAGATGTTCAAATCGAAACGCCAGTTGGTCCGGCTAATTCGAAAACAATTGCCGGGAAGAAACTTGGACTTGTGCCGATCTTACGCGCTGGACTCGGTATGGTAGACGGTATTCTTCAAATGATCCCAGCTGCTAAGGTAGGACATGTTGGTCTATATCGTGACCCTGAAACATTAAAACCGGTAGAGTACTACGTAAAGCTTCCGACGGATGTAAACGAGCGTGAGTTTATCGTTATCGATCCAATGCTAGCAACAGGTGGTTCAGCTGTTGAAGCGATTAATAGCTTGAAAAAACGTGGCGCTAAAACGATAAAGTTAATGTGTCTAGTTGCAGCACCAGAAGGCGTTGAAGTAGTTAAGGGAGAACATCCTGATGTTGATATTTACCTCGCAGCCCTTGATGAAAAACTAAATGAAAAAGGGTACATCGTTCCTGGACTAGGTGACGCTGGTGACCGTTTATTTGGAACGAAATAA
- a CDS encoding low molecular weight protein arginine phosphatase, with product MKVKNLLFICTGNTCRSPLAEALLRDRMGDKIEVKSAGLHAFPGSPASSGTNRVLKGKGIEHVHQAQSVTKDLLGWADVVLTMTTGHKKLVCNQFNDQKDKIHTLKEYVGEDEFTSDITDPFGGSFDDYARTSEDIERCLDVLERKIETI from the coding sequence ATGAAAGTGAAGAACCTTTTATTTATCTGTACAGGAAATACGTGCAGAAGCCCATTAGCAGAGGCGTTATTGCGCGATCGAATGGGAGATAAAATAGAAGTCAAGTCAGCAGGGCTACATGCCTTTCCAGGAAGTCCTGCATCAAGTGGGACCAACCGCGTATTGAAGGGAAAAGGGATTGAACATGTGCATCAAGCGCAATCTGTGACTAAAGACTTACTAGGCTGGGCCGATGTGGTTTTGACCATGACAACGGGTCATAAAAAACTCGTCTGCAACCAATTTAATGACCAAAAAGATAAAATACATACGTTAAAAGAGTACGTTGGCGAAGATGAATTCACCTCAGATATTACCGATCCATTCGGCGGTTCATTTGATGACTATGCTAGAACATCAGAAGATATCGAACGTTGCTTGGATGTGTTAGAAAGAAAGATAGAGACTATATGA